From the Candidatus Delongbacteria bacterium genome, one window contains:
- a CDS encoding cobalamin B12-binding domain-containing protein, which produces MSSDNLVIGAALGQCVHLAGLDHFLRLCEEHGWRSELLGAAVPVETLLRRVQELRPALVAVSYRLTDQDIVPLLRALEEGAARLKGGERRWVLGGTPPVAAMARRFQLFERCFDGSEPLEELIAFIGGETTATAAERWPDTLLERVAACAPRPLLRHHYGEPALEATIVGAGRIAEARALDVLSLGPDQNAQEHFFRPTEMDPHQDGAGGVPVRRPEDLRRIHEATRVGNRPLLRCYSGTRDLQRWAEMSLETIHNAWGAIPLCWYSVMDGRSTVPFPEAILEKQSTMRFYAERGVPVEVNESHQWSLRDAHDALAVAMAFLAAYNAQRQGVRHYVAQLMHNTPPSTSPLMDLAKMLAKLDLIGELEGPAFQVLREVRAGITSLPADFNRAKGHLAASTTLAMALKPQILHVVGFTEARRVVDAEAVIESCSIARGSVDLCLKGLPDPARDPRVRARRRHLVAEARLILEAITRLGSDRADPWADAEVLTRAIRCGLLDAPHFRGNPHLKGTIVTACVKGGWEAVNPVTRRPLGERRRIAALAAGGQ; this is translated from the coding sequence ATGAGCAGCGACAACCTGGTGATCGGGGCCGCTCTCGGCCAATGTGTCCATCTGGCGGGGTTGGACCACTTTCTCCGACTCTGCGAGGAGCACGGCTGGCGCTCCGAACTGCTGGGGGCGGCGGTTCCTGTCGAGACCTTGCTGCGCCGGGTCCAGGAACTGAGGCCCGCGCTGGTGGCCGTTTCCTATCGCCTCACCGACCAGGATATCGTGCCACTGCTGCGCGCCCTCGAGGAAGGGGCGGCGCGGCTGAAGGGCGGCGAGCGGCGCTGGGTGTTGGGTGGCACGCCGCCGGTGGCGGCCATGGCGCGGCGCTTCCAACTCTTCGAGCGCTGTTTCGACGGCAGCGAACCGCTGGAGGAACTGATCGCCTTCATCGGCGGCGAGACCACCGCCACAGCGGCCGAGAGATGGCCCGACACGCTGCTGGAGCGGGTGGCGGCCTGCGCGCCACGGCCGCTGCTGCGTCATCATTATGGCGAGCCCGCACTGGAGGCCACCATCGTCGGCGCGGGACGGATCGCTGAGGCCCGCGCCCTGGACGTCCTCTCGCTGGGGCCGGACCAGAATGCCCAGGAGCACTTCTTCCGCCCCACTGAAATGGATCCCCATCAGGACGGGGCGGGCGGCGTTCCGGTGCGCCGTCCGGAGGACCTCCGCCGCATCCACGAGGCGACGCGTGTCGGCAATCGCCCCCTGCTGCGCTGCTATAGCGGGACGCGGGATCTGCAGCGCTGGGCGGAGATGAGCCTGGAGACGATCCACAATGCATGGGGGGCCATTCCCCTCTGCTGGTACAGCGTGATGGACGGCCGGAGCACGGTCCCCTTCCCCGAGGCGATTCTGGAGAAGCAGTCCACCATGCGCTTCTACGCGGAGCGCGGGGTGCCGGTGGAGGTGAACGAGTCCCACCAGTGGAGCCTGCGCGACGCCCACGACGCGCTGGCGGTGGCGATGGCCTTCCTGGCCGCCTACAATGCTCAGCGGCAGGGCGTGAGACACTACGTCGCCCAGCTGATGCACAACACTCCACCCTCCACCAGCCCGCTGATGGATTTGGCGAAGATGCTGGCGAAGCTCGACCTGATCGGCGAGCTGGAGGGCCCCGCCTTCCAGGTCCTGCGGGAGGTCCGCGCGGGCATCACCAGCCTGCCGGCGGATTTCAACCGCGCCAAGGGGCATCTCGCCGCCTCCACGACGCTGGCCATGGCGCTGAAGCCGCAGATCCTCCACGTGGTGGGATTCACCGAGGCCCGGCGCGTCGTCGACGCCGAGGCGGTGATCGAGAGCTGCTCCATCGCCCGGGGCAGTGTCGATCTCTGCCTCAAGGGGCTGCCCGATCCCGCGCGGGATCCGCGGGTCCGCGCCCGCCGTCGCCATCTGGTCGCGGAGGCGCGCCTCATCCTGGAGGCCATCACGCGGCTGGGTTCCGACCGCGCCGACCCGTGGGCCGATGCGGAGGTGCTGACGCGGGCGATCCGCTGCGGGCTGCTGGATGCTCCCCACTTCCGCGGCAATCCGCACCTGAAGGGGACGATCGTGACGGCCTGCGTGAAGGGTGGCTGGGAAGCGGTCAATCCCGTCACCCGGCGCCCACTTGGGGAGCGGCGCCGGATCGCCGCCCTGGCTGCGGGCGGGCAGTAG
- a CDS encoding DUF4838 domain-containing protein has product MKPTRPFWLGLGLGLGLTAAPAPALELVRDGQALCVIHLPQVETPAARAAADTLAIYLERISGARLPVVAHDAPPAGGIVLAVGGPEAIGSQGEELGEEGFRLRTAGDRLILAAGSERGLSHAVYTLLESQLGCRMYSPEVQVIPRRATLVLPELDDTQLPRFHFRLQDFQEPAYAAWHKLSSREEWGLFVHTFHELIPPERHFAAHPEYFSENRGVRVADGQLCLSQPAVLELVVAELTRRMREQPAARYWSVSQNDTYLPCTCAACRAVDEAEGSPAGSLLRFVNQVAARFPEKVISTLAYQYSRPAPRVTRPLPNVNIMLCSIESNRSRPIAADPRDTTFVRDLRDWSRLTSNILLWDYVIQFRNLVSPFPNLRVLQPNLRFFADQGVTAVFEQGLPVFKGEFAELRAYLLAKWLWNPDLEPDALLDDFLAGYYGVAAPFIRAYIDRLHDALAASGEDLSCFGHPLPSAAGHLSGPRLDEYARLFDQAEAAVAGSSELAIRVRTARLPLLYAQLEQGLILADAPRGCFGRDPDGRRVVQPGFVERVESFHAGCSQAEIPRLWEHGLPPDEYRERATRFLAEGLRPHLALGRPVMLARPASPAYHQGEAAALTDGLSGWNDYRMHWLGFEGEDLEAVVDLGRVLDVTRLETACLQDIASWVFLPRQVEFLLSLDGVDFQPVARLTPSLAPTHAGAARESFQASFDPRPARYVKLKAENWKICPPWHKGAGGKAWVFCDELRVF; this is encoded by the coding sequence ATGAAACCCACTCGCCCGTTCTGGCTGGGCCTGGGGTTGGGCTTGGGTCTGACAGCCGCGCCCGCTCCGGCCCTGGAGCTGGTTCGCGACGGCCAGGCCCTGTGCGTGATCCACTTGCCGCAGGTGGAGACCCCCGCGGCCCGGGCGGCGGCCGACACGCTGGCCATCTACCTGGAGCGGATCAGCGGCGCCCGGCTGCCCGTGGTCGCCCACGACGCCCCGCCGGCGGGCGGCATCGTGCTGGCCGTGGGCGGGCCGGAGGCCATTGGCTCGCAGGGAGAGGAGCTGGGGGAGGAGGGCTTCCGCCTCCGCACGGCCGGCGACCGGCTGATCCTGGCCGCCGGCAGCGAACGCGGCCTGAGTCACGCCGTCTACACGCTGCTCGAATCCCAGCTGGGCTGCCGCATGTACAGCCCGGAGGTCCAGGTCATCCCGCGCCGGGCCACGCTGGTCCTGCCGGAGCTGGACGACACCCAGCTGCCGCGCTTCCACTTCCGGCTGCAGGATTTCCAGGAGCCGGCCTACGCGGCCTGGCACAAACTCAGCTCCCGGGAGGAGTGGGGCCTGTTCGTCCACACCTTTCACGAGCTGATCCCGCCGGAGCGCCACTTCGCCGCGCATCCCGAGTACTTCTCGGAGAACCGCGGCGTGCGCGTGGCCGATGGACAGCTCTGCCTGAGCCAGCCCGCCGTGCTGGAGCTCGTGGTGGCCGAGCTGACGCGGCGCATGCGCGAGCAGCCCGCCGCGCGCTACTGGTCCGTCTCCCAGAACGACACCTACCTGCCCTGCACGTGCGCGGCCTGCCGGGCCGTGGACGAGGCGGAGGGCTCCCCCGCGGGCAGCCTGCTGCGCTTCGTCAACCAGGTGGCGGCGCGCTTCCCTGAAAAAGTGATCTCCACGCTGGCCTACCAGTACTCGCGCCCGGCGCCCCGTGTCACACGGCCGCTGCCCAACGTGAACATCATGCTCTGCAGCATCGAGTCCAACCGCAGCCGGCCCATCGCGGCGGATCCGCGCGACACGACCTTCGTGCGCGACCTGCGGGACTGGAGCCGGCTCACATCCAACATCCTGCTGTGGGACTACGTGATCCAGTTCCGTAACCTCGTCAGCCCCTTTCCCAACCTGCGCGTGCTGCAGCCCAACCTGCGTTTCTTCGCCGATCAGGGAGTCACAGCGGTCTTCGAGCAGGGACTGCCCGTCTTCAAGGGCGAATTCGCCGAACTGCGCGCCTACCTGCTGGCCAAGTGGCTCTGGAACCCCGACCTGGAGCCGGACGCCCTGCTGGACGACTTCCTGGCCGGCTACTATGGCGTCGCCGCGCCCTTCATCCGCGCCTACATCGACCGCCTGCACGACGCGCTGGCGGCCTCGGGCGAGGATCTCTCCTGCTTCGGCCACCCGCTGCCCAGCGCGGCGGGCCACCTGTCCGGGCCGCGGCTCGACGAGTACGCGCGCCTCTTCGATCAGGCGGAGGCCGCGGTGGCGGGGAGTTCCGAACTGGCGATCCGGGTGCGCACGGCGCGCCTGCCGCTGCTCTACGCGCAGTTGGAGCAGGGCCTGATCCTGGCCGACGCCCCGCGCGGCTGTTTCGGGCGGGACCCGGATGGAAGGCGGGTGGTCCAGCCGGGCTTCGTCGAGCGGGTGGAGAGCTTCCACGCCGGTTGCAGCCAGGCGGAGATCCCGCGCTTGTGGGAGCACGGCCTGCCGCCGGACGAGTACCGGGAGCGTGCCACTCGCTTTCTGGCGGAGGGCCTCCGGCCCCACCTGGCCCTGGGCCGCCCGGTGATGCTGGCGCGCCCGGCCAGTCCTGCCTACCACCAGGGCGAGGCCGCGGCCTTGACCGACGGCCTGAGCGGCTGGAACGACTATCGCATGCACTGGCTGGGCTTCGAGGGCGAGGATCTGGAGGCCGTGGTGGACCTGGGCCGGGTGCTGGATGTCACACGGCTGGAGACGGCCTGCCTGCAGGACATCGCCTCGTGGGTCTTCCTGCCGCGCCAGGTGGAGTTCCTGCTCTCCCTGGACGGCGTGGACTTCCAGCCGGTGGCGCGCCTGACCCCGAGTCTGGCCCCCACCCACGCGGGCGCCGCCCGGGAGAGCTTCCAGGCGAGCTTCGACCCCCGGCCGGCGCGCTACGTCAAGTTGAAGGCCGAGAACTGGAAGATCTGCCCGCCCTGGCACAAGGGCGCGGGCGGCAAGGCATGGGTGTTCTGTGATGAACTGCGCGTGTTCTAA
- a CDS encoding ATP-binding protein — translation MDVFLPSSFYKEVLEHMLEGCQIIGHDWRYIFINKTAERHNRRSAQEMIGQLYAEVWPGVETTPVYQIIRYCLEQRIQQNMENEFAFPDGGKGWFELRIYPVPEGVFIMSIDITERRHNEEILRATEAQLRQSQKLEAVGQLAGGVAHDFNNILTVILGYGYALQEELAENDLLREDVLQIVAAGERAAVLTRQLLAFSRKQVLQPEIVDLNEVIRNISKLLGRLLGEPVELSLALADEVVRIKVDPNQLEQVIVNLCVNARDAMPEGGLLTLETARIELDAGYTDTHVGVSPGKYIMLAVSDTGCGMDEATVQRIFEPFFTTKEVGRGTGLGLAMVYGIVNQSGGSIYVYSEVNRGTTFKLYFPLVHGHVAARRKAATRAPLGKGELVLLVEDDATLRQLCQRLLQDLSYRVVSADGPMRAYELVESERLRPDVLLTDVIMPFMSGPYLARRLQAVHRPLQVVYMSGYTDESILQHGVLDPSVPFLEKPFTLINLASKLREVLDGAQRTGGAA, via the coding sequence ATGGACGTTTTTCTGCCCTCCTCCTTCTACAAGGAAGTCCTGGAGCACATGCTCGAAGGATGTCAGATCATCGGCCACGATTGGCGCTACATCTTCATCAACAAGACGGCGGAGCGCCACAACCGCCGCTCCGCCCAGGAGATGATCGGCCAGCTCTACGCCGAGGTCTGGCCCGGCGTCGAAACGACGCCCGTCTACCAGATCATCCGCTATTGCCTGGAACAGCGCATCCAGCAGAACATGGAGAACGAGTTCGCCTTCCCGGACGGCGGCAAGGGCTGGTTCGAGTTGCGCATCTATCCCGTGCCGGAGGGCGTGTTCATCATGTCCATCGACATCACGGAACGCCGGCACAACGAGGAGATCCTCAGGGCCACGGAAGCGCAGCTGCGCCAATCCCAGAAGCTGGAGGCCGTGGGGCAGCTGGCCGGCGGCGTGGCCCACGATTTCAACAACATCCTCACGGTGATCCTGGGTTATGGCTACGCCCTGCAGGAAGAGCTGGCGGAGAACGACCTCCTGCGGGAGGATGTCCTGCAGATCGTCGCGGCCGGCGAACGGGCCGCGGTGCTGACGCGCCAGCTGCTGGCCTTCAGCCGCAAGCAGGTGCTGCAACCCGAGATCGTCGACCTGAACGAGGTCATCCGCAACATCAGCAAGCTGCTGGGCCGCCTGCTGGGCGAGCCGGTGGAACTGAGCCTGGCCTTGGCGGATGAAGTCGTGCGCATCAAGGTCGACCCCAACCAGCTGGAACAGGTCATCGTCAACCTCTGCGTCAATGCCCGGGACGCCATGCCGGAGGGCGGCCTGCTGACTCTGGAGACCGCCCGGATCGAGCTGGATGCGGGTTACACGGACACGCACGTGGGCGTCAGCCCCGGCAAGTACATCATGCTGGCGGTGAGCGACACGGGCTGCGGGATGGACGAGGCCACGGTCCAGCGCATCTTCGAACCCTTCTTCACGACCAAGGAGGTGGGTCGCGGGACGGGGCTGGGCCTGGCCATGGTCTATGGCATCGTGAACCAGTCCGGCGGTTCCATCTATGTCTACAGCGAAGTGAACCGCGGCACCACCTTCAAGCTCTACTTCCCACTGGTCCACGGACATGTGGCCGCCCGCCGCAAGGCCGCGACCCGGGCCCCGCTGGGCAAGGGCGAGTTGGTGCTCCTGGTGGAGGACGACGCCACGCTGCGGCAGCTCTGCCAGCGCCTGCTCCAGGACCTCTCCTATCGGGTCGTGAGCGCCGACGGGCCGATGCGGGCCTATGAGCTGGTGGAGAGCGAGCGGCTGCGCCCTGACGTGCTGTTGACGGACGTCATCATGCCCTTCATGAGCGGGCCCTATCTGGCGCGCCGGCTGCAGGCGGTCCATCGGCCCCTGCAGGTCGTCTACATGTCGGGCTACACGGACGAATCCATCCTGCAGCACGGCGTGCTGGATCCCAGCGTGCCCTTTCTGGAGAAGCCCTTCACGCTGATCAACCTGGCCAGCAAATTGCGGGAGGTGCTGGACGGGGCGCAGCGGACCGGCGGGGCCGCGTGA
- a CDS encoding asparagine synthase-related protein, giving the protein MCGIAVVWGRPDLTLAEVLLDRLRHRGPDEAGRVVIGPGVLAQARLAIVDLATGRQPILNERGDLAVVFNGEIYNHLELRRELAGRHEFRTCSDTEVLLHLYEEVGEDLLGRLDGMFALALAGPAGLLLARDPLGIKPLYYGRAGDLVLAASELKAFPPMDELRALPAGHFLFLPANSAPGRLPLPKPRAFACAAQVVPWLAPPPLPEIESGIRHRLERAVVKRLMSDVPVGVFLSGGLDSSLVAALMRPHVPRLLSFTAGMRGAPDLSAARAVAHLLGTEHHELIYDAAEVEAALPAVIRALESFDAPLVRSAVPNYFLARLAARHVKVVLTGEGADELFAGYSYLRPIASGGGLREELERITRDLQHTNLQRCDRLSMAWGLEARVPFLDLDLLRYVGRLPAGLLAPEPGGREKGLLRRACADLLPEAILQRAKLKFAEGAGSSELVATRLALVDPAVADELDEPFVQNLHSAEERVYHRIWRSQFGDQIPLELVGRTRDPRAALPAV; this is encoded by the coding sequence ATGTGCGGCATCGCGGTTGTCTGGGGAAGACCCGACCTGACCCTCGCGGAAGTCCTGCTGGATCGGCTCCGTCACCGTGGTCCGGACGAGGCGGGCCGGGTGGTGATCGGCCCCGGCGTGCTGGCCCAGGCACGGCTGGCGATCGTCGACCTGGCCACCGGCCGTCAACCCATTCTCAATGAGCGGGGCGACCTGGCGGTCGTCTTCAACGGTGAGATCTACAACCATTTGGAGTTGAGGCGGGAGCTGGCCGGCCGCCACGAGTTTCGCACCTGTTCCGACACGGAGGTGCTGCTCCATCTCTACGAGGAGGTGGGCGAAGACTTGCTTGGCCGGCTGGATGGGATGTTCGCCCTCGCGCTGGCGGGGCCGGCCGGCCTGCTGCTGGCCCGCGATCCGCTGGGGATCAAGCCGCTCTACTATGGCCGAGCCGGCGATCTGGTGTTGGCCGCCAGCGAACTCAAGGCCTTTCCGCCCATGGATGAGCTGCGAGCCCTCCCGGCGGGGCATTTCCTCTTTCTGCCCGCGAATTCGGCGCCGGGCCGGCTTCCCCTGCCGAAGCCCCGGGCCTTCGCCTGCGCCGCGCAGGTGGTCCCCTGGCTGGCGCCGCCGCCCCTGCCGGAGATCGAATCCGGGATCCGCCACCGCCTGGAGCGGGCCGTCGTCAAGCGCCTGATGAGCGACGTGCCCGTCGGCGTCTTTCTCTCAGGCGGGCTGGACAGCAGTCTGGTCGCCGCGCTGATGCGCCCGCACGTGCCCCGGCTGCTCTCCTTCACGGCGGGCATGCGCGGCGCCCCCGACCTGTCGGCGGCACGAGCTGTGGCGCACCTGCTGGGCACGGAGCACCATGAACTCATCTACGACGCCGCCGAGGTCGAAGCAGCGCTGCCGGCGGTCATCCGGGCCCTGGAGTCCTTCGACGCCCCGCTGGTGCGCTCGGCGGTTCCCAACTATTTCCTCGCGCGTCTGGCCGCACGGCATGTCAAGGTCGTCCTGACCGGCGAGGGCGCCGATGAACTCTTCGCCGGCTATTCCTATCTCCGTCCCATCGCTTCGGGCGGCGGACTGCGCGAGGAACTCGAGCGGATCACCCGGGACCTGCAGCACACCAACCTGCAACGCTGCGACCGGCTCTCCATGGCCTGGGGCCTCGAGGCGCGTGTCCCTTTCCTGGACCTGGATCTGCTGCGCTACGTGGGCCGGTTGCCCGCCGGATTGCTGGCACCTGAACCCGGCGGCCGCGAGAAAGGCCTGCTGCGGCGCGCCTGCGCCGACCTTCTGCCGGAGGCGATCCTGCAGCGGGCGAAGCTCAAGTTTGCGGAAGGGGCCGGGTCGTCCGAGCTGGTCGCCACGCGGCTGGCGTTGGTCGATCCGGCGGTCGCCGATGAGCTGGACGAGCCGTTCGTCCAGAACCTGCACTCGGCGGAGGAGCGCGTGTATCACCGGATCTGGCGGTCCCAGTTTGGTGACCAGATTCCTCTCGAGTTGGTGGGGAGGACCCGGGATCCCCGGGCTGCGCTTCCGGCGGTCTGA
- a CDS encoding MFS transporter — protein MSHLPPAAEVRGDPGASLKSSALSPWLFVPVLYIMQAIPSTLVREVSTLVFKDFGLPNATIAFWVSLLGLPWMLKLFWAPAVDFNFTRRRWVLAAQALIGASLVALAVAWGLPLYFPISIALFFVLGLASATHDIALDGLYLLSLSQKQQAYFVGVQSASFRAGRLLCTGGLVFLAGMLQKGGQSIIASWTAVFAAIAVFYGAGAVYARVFLPRPADDLPVRCAPESVPLLVAFTTFIRQQGILAVLAFILFYRFGEAMVSMITPLFLRDAVAAGGLGLSVAEVGVINGVAGIIGIILGGIAGGGVVGRYGLRRAFVLMLISMNAPNLLYVWVAAAHPATWWMYVVAFVDQFGYGFGFAGYSVYLMHVAQRGNFRTSHYAIATGLGALTIMLAGMLSGYLQSTLGYVGFFVAVCLCSIPALLTILIIPLDGMKSADLAARGGVD, from the coding sequence TTGTCACATCTGCCGCCAGCCGCCGAGGTCCGGGGTGACCCGGGCGCGAGCCTGAAATCGTCCGCCTTGAGTCCCTGGCTCTTCGTGCCCGTTCTCTACATCATGCAAGCCATCCCGTCCACGCTGGTGCGCGAAGTCTCGACCCTCGTCTTCAAGGACTTCGGTCTCCCCAACGCCACCATCGCCTTCTGGGTCAGTCTGCTCGGGCTGCCCTGGATGCTGAAACTCTTCTGGGCGCCGGCGGTGGACTTCAACTTCACCCGGCGGCGCTGGGTGCTGGCGGCCCAGGCGCTGATCGGAGCCAGCCTGGTGGCGTTGGCCGTGGCCTGGGGCCTGCCGCTCTACTTCCCCATCAGCATCGCCCTGTTCTTCGTGCTGGGGCTGGCCTCCGCCACCCACGACATCGCGCTGGACGGCCTCTACCTGCTGTCGCTTTCTCAGAAACAGCAGGCCTACTTCGTCGGCGTCCAGTCGGCCAGTTTCCGCGCCGGGCGCCTGCTCTGCACGGGCGGGCTGGTCTTCCTGGCCGGCATGCTGCAGAAGGGCGGGCAGAGCATCATCGCCAGCTGGACGGCGGTCTTCGCCGCCATCGCCGTGTTCTACGGCGCGGGAGCCGTCTACGCGCGCGTCTTCCTGCCGCGCCCGGCGGACGACCTGCCCGTGCGTTGCGCGCCGGAGTCGGTGCCGCTGCTGGTGGCCTTCACCACCTTCATCCGGCAGCAGGGCATCCTCGCCGTGCTGGCCTTTATCCTCTTCTACCGCTTCGGCGAGGCGATGGTCTCGATGATCACGCCGCTCTTCCTGCGGGACGCCGTGGCGGCGGGCGGGCTGGGCCTGTCGGTGGCGGAGGTGGGCGTCATCAACGGCGTGGCCGGCATCATCGGCATCATCCTGGGCGGCATCGCCGGCGGCGGCGTGGTGGGCCGCTACGGTCTGCGGCGGGCCTTTGTCCTGATGCTGATCAGCATGAACGCGCCCAACCTGCTCTACGTCTGGGTGGCCGCCGCGCACCCGGCGACCTGGTGGATGTACGTCGTGGCCTTCGTGGACCAGTTCGGCTACGGCTTCGGCTTCGCCGGCTACAGCGTCTACCTGATGCACGTGGCCCAGCGCGGCAACTTCCGCACCAGCCACTACGCCATCGCCACCGGCCTGGGCGCGCTGACCATCATGCTGGCCGGCATGCTCTCGGGCTACCTGCAGAGCACGCTGGGCTACGTCGGCTTCTTCGTCGCCGTCTGCCTCTGCAGCATTCCCGCGCTGCTGACCATCCTCATCATCCCCCTGGACGGCATGAAGTCCGCGGATCTGGCCGCCAGAGGTGGAGTGGATTGA
- a CDS encoding alpha-L-fucosidase — MCALALAGLAPTGSALAVRPHPDPLVQQKLEWFQDQKLGLLMHWGTYSQWGVVESWSICPEDEDWTKRRGPHAGSYSEYRQAYEDLKSTFNPVQFDPAAWAAAARGAGMRYVVFTTKHHDGFCLFDTQLTDYKVTDPGCPFSRDPRANVAREVFAAFRREGLGTGAYFSKADWHCPDYWWPYFPPFDRNVNYDIKRYPEKWEAFKSFTRGQIEELMRDYGPMDILWLDGGWVQPMTATSPRWGKAPCDQDIDMPGIAAMARALQPGLIIVDRAVEGDYQDYHTPEQEVPAAPLETVWESCITLGTSWSFVPNDEHKSAERVIQLLVDIVAKGGNLLLNVGPSPQGEWPAEALARLAELGDWLDVNGAAIYGTRAVAPYKEGRLCYTRSAPGTLNAILLASAEEPGLPASLLIPSFAPRPGQSVRLLGVAEPLRWEPAGAGCRVFVPESVRATPPCRHAWAFQLGVE, encoded by the coding sequence ATGTGTGCCCTTGCGCTCGCCGGCCTGGCCCCGACGGGGTCGGCGCTGGCCGTCCGACCCCATCCGGATCCCCTCGTGCAGCAAAAACTGGAGTGGTTCCAGGACCAGAAACTCGGCCTGCTCATGCACTGGGGCACCTACAGCCAGTGGGGCGTGGTGGAGAGCTGGAGCATCTGCCCGGAGGACGAGGACTGGACCAAGCGGCGCGGGCCCCACGCCGGTAGCTACAGCGAGTACCGGCAGGCCTACGAGGACCTGAAGTCCACGTTCAATCCCGTCCAGTTCGATCCGGCGGCCTGGGCGGCGGCGGCGCGGGGCGCGGGCATGCGCTACGTGGTCTTCACCACCAAGCACCACGACGGCTTCTGCCTCTTCGACACCCAGCTGACGGACTACAAGGTGACCGACCCGGGCTGCCCCTTCAGCCGGGATCCGCGGGCCAACGTGGCCCGGGAGGTCTTCGCCGCCTTCCGCCGCGAGGGCCTGGGCACGGGCGCCTACTTCTCCAAGGCCGACTGGCACTGCCCGGACTACTGGTGGCCCTACTTCCCGCCCTTCGACCGCAACGTGAACTACGACATCAAGCGCTACCCGGAGAAGTGGGAGGCCTTCAAGAGCTTCACGCGCGGCCAGATCGAAGAGCTGATGCGCGACTACGGCCCGATGGACATCCTCTGGCTGGACGGCGGCTGGGTGCAGCCCATGACCGCCACGTCCCCGCGCTGGGGCAAGGCGCCCTGCGACCAGGACATCGACATGCCCGGGATCGCGGCCATGGCCCGCGCGCTGCAACCGGGCCTGATCATCGTGGACCGCGCCGTGGAGGGCGACTACCAGGATTACCACACCCCCGAGCAGGAGGTGCCGGCGGCGCCGCTGGAGACGGTCTGGGAGAGTTGCATCACGCTGGGCACTTCCTGGAGCTTCGTCCCGAACGACGAACACAAGTCCGCCGAACGGGTGATCCAGCTGCTGGTGGACATCGTGGCCAAGGGCGGGAACCTGCTGCTCAACGTGGGACCCAGTCCGCAGGGCGAGTGGCCGGCGGAGGCCCTGGCCCGGCTGGCCGAGCTGGGGGACTGGCTGGACGTGAACGGCGCGGCCATCTACGGCACGCGCGCCGTAGCGCCCTACAAGGAAGGCCGGCTGTGTTACACGCGCTCGGCCCCGGGCACGCTCAACGCCATCCTGCTGGCCTCGGCGGAGGAGCCCGGGCTGCCGGCCAGCCTGCTCATCCCCTCCTTCGCGCCCCGGCCCGGGCAGAGCGTGCGGCTGCTGGGCGTGGCCGAGCCCCTGCGCTGGGAGCCGGCAGGTGCGGGTTGCCGGGTCTTCGTGCCGGAGTCCGTCCGGGCCACGCCGCCCTGCCGGCACGCCTGGGCTTTTCAGCTGGGCGTCGAGTAG